A window from Zingiber officinale cultivar Zhangliang chromosome 7A, Zo_v1.1, whole genome shotgun sequence encodes these proteins:
- the LOC122001454 gene encoding protein FATTY ACID EXPORT 3, chloroplastic-like has product MAAFPPGFLLFRNPSATLYIARVAPRGLGLAKRARLVPADRRPKKYVVLSASHEEPHLDIELEKDDDDVNKNSGFSQEQWKEALNRFKVEALKVKAVSEKAYAVYSKKIMEMLTDKAEKLKIQADRAQKDLSILAQDMSKEGQEYLSATEKNYPDLIKEITEAYASRDKTTAIYSIREFYLGIPYGCFLSIGGFLYFMLTGSIPAIRFGVILGSAILALSVSSMRSWKNGKATPLLLIGQTAISTIVFFKHWQLCSQMGLFSNRLMLLISGAMLGFYVYRIASDFNKSEKVEQSSEA; this is encoded by the exons ATGGCTGCCTTTCCTCCCGGCTTTCTTCTCTTCCGGAACCCTAGCGCTACTCTCTACATTGCCCGGGTAGCCCCCCGCGGCTTGGGCCTGGCCAAGAGAGCTCGTCTCGTGCCCGCCGACAGGCGCCCGAAGAAGTACGTCGTTCTATCGGCTTCTCATGAGGAACCG CATTTGGATATTGAACTGGAGAAGGATGATGATGACGTGAACAAAAACTCTGGATTCTCACAAGAACAATGGAAAGAGGCACTCAATCGGTTCAAGGTGGAAGCCTTAAAAGTCAAAGCTGTCTCAGAAAAAGCATATGCAGTTTATTcgaagaaaattatggaaatgtTGACGGACAAAGCTGAGAAGCTGAAGATTCAAGCTGATAGAGCACAAAAAGATCTAAGTATACTTGCTCAAGACATGTCAAAAGAAGGGCAAGAGTATCTTTCTGCCACTGAAAAAAATTATCCTGATTTAATTAAGGAAATTACAGAGGCTTATGCTTCACGGGATAAAACCACTGCCATTTACTCAATCAGAGAGTTTTATCTTGGAATACCCTATG GTTGTTTTCTCTCCATTGGTGGTTTCTTATATTTCATGCTCACTGGAAGCATTCCTGCCATCCGGTTTGGTGTGATTCTTGGCAGTGCCATTTTGGCTTTGAGTGTGTCAAGCATGAGGTCATGGAAGAATGGAAAAGCAACACCTCTTCTTTTGATCGGGCAAACTG CAATTTCTACAATTGTTTTCTTCAAGCATTGGCAGTTGTGTTCTCAG ATGGGATTATTTTCAAATCGTTTGATGCTTCTTATCAG TGGGGCAATGCTGGGTTTCTATGTCTATAGAATTGCATCCGACTTCAACAAGTCTGAAAAAGTGGAGCAGAGTTCAGAAGCCTAA